The nucleotide window TACACGGGCAGGAGAGATAGAGATACATCAGCACCTAATTGTACTCTGGACACCGGGCATGCTGAACGCACATCGCTGTACGATGTAGGTACCTAAGAGGTATCTTGGGTATCGGTGGTCCCATCCGGTCAACCATGTCCTGGTACGGACATTGTAGAACTTTTACTTTCTGTCCTTCCTCTCATCGTCTCATCGTGTGCGGTGTACTGTACGATGCTAGCCACTTCGCATGACCAGGGCCAAGCGCAGAACATCTCCCCGTCAAAAAGCTTCTTCACGGCGATCACGAAGCATCAGGTCAGCGTTGGGGGCCATTTTCATCCAACGTCCCCTGCGCCCTGGCGACTGCCATCCTTGTCGATGCTGCCGCTCGTATCGCAGAGGAAATTAAGCTGCATACAGTAGCAGCCGTTATCTTTGGCACGTGGTAGGCAGCAAGATACTACCCAGACATGGCTACGATTTAACTGCTTCTGAACAAAGTACAGATGTGCCCTCTCTTCATTCTGTACAATGCAAAAGGTGCCGCCGCGCCAGGTCAACTCAACCGAAAACGAAAACTTCGGCTATTCATTGATTTTTAACCCGGACTTTCTGATTCAACACGGTTGACAATTCTGACAGAGACACcgaaaaacaaaaacaaagTGATCCGAATCCTGCGTCATTCCATGTTTCTCGTTGGCGCAACGAGTTGTGAGACACACCCACACAACACTTGTCGTTCTTCAGCACCGGATCTCTgaccacccacccacacacacgcatGCACATACCTCTTCAACACGCCGCAAACTCACCTCTGTAGCCAAGACACCTATACAGCCCTGTCTTTCTGGGCTGTTCtgcgcgcgtgtgtgtatgtgtgtgtatgtgtgtgtgtgtgtgtgtacgtgtgtgtgtgagtgcGCGCAGTGTTTGTCCGGATCCGGGGATAGTTTAACTTCTTAAAATCGTGACAGAAGCAGGCCATTCTGTTCGATACCGTGGACAGAACAGCACTACCTGTACCACTACGCTTTATGGGCGACCCCCCCATCTCTTTATCAAAGcatccctccccttccccctcctccccttcgaagagagagagaacagcCCGCACCCGGACGCCATTACGTGCTGACACAGCCAATCGGCCTTGTCTCGCGGAcgctccctccctccctggTAGGCATCCCCTTGCGACTTGCCTGCCTTGCCGAACCCCTGTCAACCCACGTTCAGCTCCTCGCCCCATCACGCAGGACCAGGACACCGAAGTCGTGCACATGGTACAGTGTTCACACCGGATTGCGTGGGACAAAAGCGACATGATTCTATGCAGCCCTCGGCCATTTCCCCTTTAAATTCTTCCTTGCCCCTCCCATCCCGTGCCTGCAACGGCCGAGCCGCCTTAAACCCGACCTTGACCGTGAACGACCTGCAGTCTCGGCTACATCACGTCTGATTTTGCGACGCCCGAGTACAACTGCTTCTCGCTTCGAAGACGCCGTCTAATCGCTCGCGGACCATTTCTGGTCAATCAAGGAGCCCGACCTTGGGAAGAAGACTTCTCGTTGAACGAGCACCAGCCTATTTTCCACGGACTTGCGGGGCTCCACCATGGCAGCAGCCGGGCATACGACTGCGATATAGACCGGGCAAGATTGCCATTGCGAATactctccctcgccgcccgagCTTTCGGTGACCGTAGGTTTTCGAGATGAACGAcatgttgccgccgccgatgactcCGGCCGCCTCAGACTGGGGTCGCCGGCGGACCAACGGGGGCAACAAGGCCTTTCACAATTTTGCAAACGACTACTCTCATATATCCGATCCCAACTTACGGAGAAGATTAGCACTGAGCGAGATCGATAAGGTCCCTTTCGGCTTATACCGTTCGTCAATACCAGACCTGCCATGTAAGCCTTGACGCTAGACTAACACATTTCCAACAGATGTAAGAGCCATTCTCGTTGCCGGCGTTGGTTTCTTCCTCGACTCGTACGACATCTTCGCCATCAACCTGATCACCACCCTGCTCGGCGTCGTGTTCTGGCAAGGCCCCCCTAACCAGAACGTTCATGGTTACGGCGGCAACAACGGCGAGTTGCCGAGCTCCGTCAACTCGGCCCTGAAAGCTTCCAccagcggcggcatcatcatcggccaAGTTGTTTTCGGCTGGTTGGCCGATGTCTTTGGCAGACGGAGGATGTATGGCGTGGAACTCGGAATCATCATCTTGGCCACCCTGAGCGCCGCCCTCGTGTCACCAAGCCAGTCCGTCAGCTTCACCGGACTAATGATATTCTGGAGGGTTATCATGGTAAGCGCAAAGTGTCTTGGGCCACGAGTGAGGGTCATGTGCGCTAACAACTGCGTCAGGGTGTTGGCATCGGAGGTGACTATCCGCTCAGTTCCGTCATAACTTCAGAGTAAGTTCGGTCTTCAACCACACAATCATTCTGCCGCCTGTATCTGTGGCTGATGCGTCTCTCAGGTTCGCCCCCACGCGTTGGAGAGGAGCCATGATTGCGGCCGTTTTCTCCATGCAGGGCATGGGCCAGCTCGGCGCTGCCGTCGTTGCGTTGGTGACCGCCGAAGCCTTCAAGGACTCGTACCTGGACGTGCACACTCTCAGTGACTGCCACGATCGATGCCAACTAGCCGCTGACCGCTCATGGcgcatcatcgtcggcatgGGCGCAGTACCTGCCTGCATAGCCTTGTACTACCGGATCACCATTCCCGAAACGCCTCGATACACCTTCGACGTCGAACAAGATGTCGAAAAGGCCGACGCAGATATCCGTGCCTACATGTCGAGCAAGTCAAAGGGAGACTTTGATCCGGAGGTGCAAGCGAGGATGAAAAAGGAAACCGGTCTCGCCTACAACACGCCGGCCGCGTCCTGGCCTGACGCGTGGGCCTACTTCTCTCAATGGAAGCACTTCAAGATGCTGATGGGCACTGCTTTGTCGTGGTTTTTTCTGGTGAGTCGAGCGAGAATGTTGAAGCCAATGAAATGATGCAATATGCTCACCTCGTGAAACAGGATTTGGCATTCTACGGTTTGGGATTGAACAGTACAGTTGTACTACAAACCATTGGTTTCGCTGACGGCGACAACTTTTACGAAAGGCTACACAACCAAGCCATTGGCCTGATCATTTTGGCATGCGCTGGCGCCATCCCGGGGTATTGGACATCGGTTTTCACAATCGATACCATCGGCCGAAAGCCCATCCAAATCATGGGCTTCTTCATCTTGACTGTCATTTTCTGCATCCTTGGCTTCATGCTTCACCAGCTCTCGGACGCCGTTTTCAT belongs to Colletotrichum higginsianum IMI 349063 chromosome 5, whole genome shotgun sequence and includes:
- a CDS encoding H+ symporter, whose product is MNDMLPPPMTPAASDWGRRRTNGGNKAFHNFANDYSHISDPNLRRRLALSEIDKVPFGLYHVRAILVAGVGFFLDSYDIFAINLITTLLGVVFWQGPPNQNVHGYGGNNGELPSSVNSALKASTSGGIIIGQVVFGWLADVFGRRRMYGVELGIIILATLSAALVSPSQSVSFTGLMIFWRVIMGVGIGGDYPLSSVITSEFAPTRWRGAMIAAVFSMQGMGQLGAAVVALVTAEAFKDSYLDVHTLSDCHDRCQLAADRSWRIIVGMGAVPACIALYYRITIPETPRYTFDVEQDVEKADADIRAYMSSKSKGDFDPEVQARMKKETGLAYNTPAASWPDAWAYFSQWKHFKMLMGTALSWFFLDLAFYGLGLNSTVVLQTIGFADGDNFYERLHNQAIGLIILACAGAIPGYWTSVFTIDTIGRKPIQIMGFFILTVIFCILGFMLHQLSDAVFITIYVIGQFFFNFGPNTTTFIVPGECFPTRYRSTGHGISAAMGKVGAILAQVISIPLLAKDVPGDCHGDHCAPWLDRLLELFALFMFLGMLSSLLIPETKGMTLEELAGETPTSYNRGRNGSISHYPRQGSKWNPFSGGRPAGFHYPRSSSINTARVGIMSSPVLLAEEERWRRGQSRSWRKRRKERGANSSTAGTDEYAMSIRNSGVSSAHGRNMGAVDEQMPPEPVAPGVFPTWGAGWGRVDRGAQPMENVKLHDVGSLLRRDSHRDSRP